Proteins encoded by one window of Torulaspora delbrueckii CBS 1146 chromosome 2, complete genome:
- the AIM14 gene encoding putative metalloreductase (similar to Saccharomyces cerevisiae YGL160W; ancestral locus Anc_1.379) encodes MESVLEKRHGSTHLANIQYGYYVLGISVLYLVFLMLMRRVLSSRPTKSSDSRLKKILNLALPHQPALHLCIIWIFLLIPFYRHYSLIQNATVYIKRLGRLSYVLLTLNLILNLRPNWLMYPNYTYTDFIPLHKWLSRTIVMAAVVHGILFIVWWGVNEDRTISSQLSKPKNAVGLALMCEVVLLILFSLKPVRRINYNLFYVMHNIFTLSLIVLTAIHARPGVAAPYLIINAIILGIHAFSRTFFARSIDVLEKIADYRNTNLVTVQLPRSALPETFEPGCHIRISPYRRINPLYWLLPSHPFTVASLLSDQRVDLIIAENRHPRSFRLELGSGYTVINHYNPAVPQSCLLGAKRVSIVCGGSGISFGLPLYRYFKEIHPVEYLHLIWLVRDKHQLKILEDSLRDSSFDGSSEFHIFITRNPDSMEQEQQEEELPDLEFELESLNPEQLDENGAINSSATLSAGLKIKAASINMGRRINWATDLSQFVDNSHLDSTWLLTCGPETLIESGRQYAADNSINFASEIYAL; translated from the coding sequence ATGGAATCTGTCCTAGAAAAGAGGCATGGCAGTACCCATTTGGCCAACATTCAGTATGGGTACTATGTTCTAGGTATTTCAGTACTGTATTTGGTTTTCCTGATGCTAATGCGGAGGGTTCTCTCGAGCAGACCGACGAAGAGTTCTGATTcaaggttgaagaaaattctAAATCTAGCTTTACCTCATCAACCCGCCCTCCATCTTTGCATTATTTGGATATTTCTACTCATCCCGTTCTATCGTCATTATTCCTTGATACAAAATGCTACAGTTTACATAAAGCGGTTGGGCCGTTTAAGCTATGTTCTACTCACTTTGAACTTAATCCTCAATTTGAGACCTAATTGGCTGATGTATCCGAATTATACGTATACCGATTTTATTCCATTACATAAATGGTTATCCCGTACAATTGTTATGGCCGCTGTAGTACATGGTATTCTATTTATTGTTTGGTGGGGAGTAAATGAAGACAGAACAATTTCGTCTCAATTATCCAAACCCAAAAATGCTGTGGGATTAGCCTTGATGTGCGAAGTTGTCTTACTCATTCTCTTCTCCCTAAAACCCGTCAGAAGGATCAATTACAACTTATTTTATGTGATGCATAACATCTTCACTCTAAGTCTGATTGTCCTTACAGCCATTCATGCCAGACCAGGGGTTGCTGCTCCTTACCTGATCATAAATGCGATTATACTGGGAATCCATGCATTCTCGAGGACTTTTTTCGCTAGATCTATTGACGTGCTGGAGAAAATAGCAGATTATAGAAATACCAATCTGGTCACAGTTCAACTACCTCGATCTGCACTCCCAGAGACCTTTGAGCCTGGTTGTCATATAAGGATCAGTCCATATCGCCGAATTAACCCGCTATACTGGCTGTTGCCATCACATCCTTTTACTGTGGCTTCTCTTCTCTCAGATCAAAGAGTAGATTTGATTATAGCTGAGAATAGACATCCAAGATCATTCAGGCTAGAGTTGGGTTCTGGCTACACAGTCATTAATCACTACAATCCTGCAGTTCCTCAATCATGTTTACTAGGCGCAAAACGGGTTAGCATTGTTTGCGGCGGTAGTGGCATTTCATTTGGATTGCCTCTATACCggtatttcaaagaaattcaCCCAGTTGAGTATCTACATTTAATTTGGCTCGTAAGAGATAAGCATCAGCTTAAGATACTTGAAGATTCCCTTAGGGATTCGTCTTTTGATGGTAGCTCGGAGTTTCACATATTTATTACGAGAAATCCAGACAGCATGGAGCAAGagcaacaagaagaagaattgcCAGATCTTGAGTTTGAGCTAGAATCTCTGAATCCAGAGCAGCTGGATGAAAATGGGGCCATCAATAGCAGTGCCACCCTTTCTGCAGGCTTGAAAATAAAAGCTGCCTCTATCAACatgggaagaagaataaacTGGGCCACAGACTTATCACAATTTGTAGATAACTCTCACTTGGATAGTACTTGGCTGTTAACATGTGGCCCTGAAACCTTGATAGAATCTGGACGACAGTATGCCGCTGATAATAGTATCAACTTTGCCTCAGAAATCTACGCTTTATAA
- the TDEL0B06280 gene encoding uncharacterized protein (similar to Saccharomyces cerevisiae YLR257W; ancestral locus Anc_1.378), with translation MNTNTNFDGNVSTPSLVGGSVRSVNDLHNPDFNEQVSSNLHPVRSSHVLNKINSQPNLADASYTSVAELNREGALLTDEVDLDQVINATEQSTDDTDKQRKMQALKQKRQMEMLKQRSRNSINSSSASIHSTPSAESRYLVTSTDPVDDQINVSGPSGKHRRGLHSSGAESNEDSIRNSYGEFIKSKCHRPHLAGGESYQSSHDSEFSDDRGEERAGRRSRRSLDNQSSTEYLRSISRSLSRDPARKRGPTGDVSDVTEKLNNARLYSTNNYSISQADLENAPHIIEQTLEEEQEDEEEEGALMDDQGNEEYDKELENAADDAEARHP, from the coding sequence ATGAATACCAACACGAATTTCGATGGGAACGTTTCTACGCCATCCCTAGTGGGCGGATCAGTTAGAAGTGTGAATGATTTGCACAATCCTGACTTCAACGAACAAGTGAGTTCCAACTTACATCCTGTGAGATCTTCGCATGTATTAAACAAGATCAATTCGCAACCGAACCTTGCGGATGCATCGTACACTTCAGTGGCCGAATTGAATCGCGAAGGAGCACTGTTAACCGATGAAGTGGATTTGGATCAAGTGATAAATGCCACAGAACAATCCACCGACGATACAGATAAACAGAGAAAGATGCAGGCTTTAAAGCAAAAGAGACAAATGGAAATGCTCAAACAAAGGAGTAGGAACTCAATCAACTCTTCCAGCGCGAGTATCCATTCGACTCCAAGCGCTGAGTCAAGGTATTTGGTGACTTCCACCGACCCCGTGGACGATCAAATAAACGTTTCGGGACCTTCTGGTAAACATAGAAGGGGACTTCATAGCAGTGGAGCAGAATCAAATGAAGATTCGATTAGAAACTCGTATGGTGAATTTATCAAAAGCAAGTGTCATAGACCACATTTAGCTGGCGGTGAATCGTACCAATCAAGCCACGACAGTGAATTTAGTGACGATCGCGGCGAAGAAAGAGCCGGTAGACGTTCGAGAAGATCGCTGGATAACCAATCGTCGACGGAGTACTTGAGATCTATTTCCAGATCGCTTAGTCGTGATCCGGCACGTAAGAGGGGTCCTACTGGCGATGTCAGTGATGttactgaaaaattgaacaatGCAAGATTGTACAGTACAAATAATTACTCTATCTCGCAAGCTGATTTGGAGAATGCTCCGCATATCATTGAACAAAcattggaagaagaacaggaagatgaagaagaagaaggagctCTGATGGACGATCAAGgtaatgaagaatatgataaagagcttgaaaacGCGGCTGACGATGCCGAAGCGAGGCATCCCTGA
- the AIP5 gene encoding Aip5p (similar to Saccharomyces cerevisiae YFR016C; ancestral locus Anc_1.377), with product MASVKGLEDSGKGFDLDSIMNGIEEYLNDAEATGTEQEKSNQEEDGDLEASGNSKKPEAISLTKEDETPALDVSVNAKKPEVGTLTRENKTPELDVNANAEKPETSTSTKENETAESNVGAKTEKEETSVSTKKDETAELDLSSEAEKPETSGSTKEHKSPESDSSGNSKKRDDFDANAKKTDTDTNESKTAAIDSSVNSNNTEGNVDSKPAESDVNDTTKKAETATSESKAVESDVTSNTKEAEVNAKTPGSSNNANKIEDVIADETPPLDLSASPKKTQDVVEVKPTKSDVDTSPIKTAGPDVSANLNKTEITTSKNEAEVVSPTSTNELLSEEIKNKAQLDENQQRADSQTEPESDQVEAQQQPSILDLDTEEILRQLETLDDTAISQLAAEIEEPDIRDAPIYIYTSLAGGGFHMVPRTNRLATILTANRIDFQYRDLGTDAAARATWKALAAGKQLPGVVQGDQRLIGDWQEIDDLNESARLRDSVLAV from the coding sequence ATGGCAAGTGTCAAAGGTCTTGAAGACTCTGGCAAGGGTTTTGACCTAGACTCAATCATGAATggtattgaagaatatttaAACGATGCAGAAGCAACCGGTACCGAGCAGGAGAAGTCGAaccaggaagaagatggggACTTGGAGGCTAGTGGCAACTCAAAGAAGCCGGAggcaatttctttgacaaaAGAGGACGAAACCCCAGCATTGGACGTCAGCGTCAACGCCAAGAAGCCGGAGGTAGGTACTTTGACGAGGGAGAATAAAACTCCAGAACTGGATGTAAATGCCAATGCGGAGAAGCCCGAGACAAGTACCTCGACGAAGGAAAACGAAACTGCAGAATCAAACGTAGGTGCCAAGACggagaaggaagagacAAGtgtttcaacaaagaaggaCGAAACTGCAGAATTAGATTTGAGTTCCGAAGCTGAGAAGCCGGAGACAAGTGGCTCGACGAAGGAGCACAAGTCTCCAGAATCTGATTCCAGTGGTAATTCCAAAAAAAGAGACGACTTCGACGCCAATGCAAAAAAGACAGATACAGATACGAACGAGTCTAAAACTGCGGCTATAGATTCGAGTGTGAATTCGAACAATACAGAAGGCAATGTTGATTCCAAACCTGCAGAATCAGACGTTAATGACACTACGAAGAAGGCAGAAACGGCTACGAGCGAGAGCAAAGCAGTAGAATCAGACGTTACTAGCAATACGAAGGAGGCAGAAGTCAACGCCAAAACTCCCGGTTCAAGCAACAACGCGAACAAGATAGAAGACGTCATCGCGGACGAAACTCCACCACTGGACCTGAGTGCCAGTCCAAAGAAAACACAAGACGTTGTTGAGGTCAAGCCTACAAAATCGGACGTGGATACCAGCCCGATCAAAACTGCAGGGCCAGACGTAAGTGCCAACTTGAATAAGACTGAAATAACTACTTCCAAGAATGAGGCCGAAGTCGTATCTCCGACAAGCACCAACGAACTACTCTCTGAGGAGATCAAAAACAAAGCCCAACTGGATGAAAACCAACAGCGCGCGGACTCGCAGACCGAACCGGAGTCCGACCAAGTCGAAGCCCAACAACAGCCAAGCATTCTCGATCTCGACACCGAAGAGATCCTTCGTCAACTAGAGACCTTGGACGACACCGCGATCTCCCAGCTAGCAGCCGAGATCGAAGAACCCGATATACGCGACGCTCCGATCTACATCTACACCTCCTTGGCAGGAGGCGGCTTCCATATGGTGCCGCGCACCAATAGGCTAGCCACCATCCTGACGGCCAACCGCATAGACTTCCAGTACCGCGACCTCGGCACCGACGCAGCGGCCCGCGCTACCTGGAAAGCGCTCGCCGCGGGAAAACAGCTGCCGGGCGTCGTGCAGGGCGACCAGCGCCTGATTGGCGACTGGCAGGAAATCGACGACCTAAACGAGTCAGCTCGTTTACGCGACTCGGTCTTGGCCGTCTAG
- the TDEL0B06300 gene encoding uncharacterized protein (ancestral locus Anc_1.376): MSIREIAFDLTVFTLSNVNDAISFKPQLCFEVPKQDYQSLKENYINFTGTSIRKNRSKLFFLPTNVSDELQKLNPSIPEDAKRVPSDGRVYYKNRLITELDYENVKRVETACAFIAYTALNSFVHFETELPHSEFPHEDDDEDLSPSDSVSRALRKGNIVGFRELGHLVGITPWHFHRVFKVITGLTIREYGQLCVEFIKKNKELVNTCRLRVEDMKNKQRYSCLDDENFLQDGNIQYAATENVVLLHEYFIDPNKSKEFKIKKGGNANANANANAHLSAQPMVKSESQNDYQSGTQRSEIRKRRSSVMYGRMQRASQSSITSNSSLYDCLSSSRTDLRQYLSHDEDHNSDNETDDSNGSVLEPPTMNFFSPVTAARSVSPPINSRKGSIISIGSAGGVTKRSGKRKSVTDINLDALANHRRNRSDGCTMNLSFEPLQPGSSLDARLSPSPNQYPIEFNSNVFNTKPQSRVPQFAAGPVDYDLTNDSIMADVSLFNNSLLEQTTPPAPLPDQYQSGGKTDPSMDDITNLLDINNTNSYLTDVTALTPVSQNKGKEFIPEMPFNPISNEDDELLFESALAAADCLVVSEANLLPQSTSAQTSTDTSTALNISNFGELNF; this comes from the coding sequence ATGTCTATTAGAGAAATAGCATTTGACCTGACGGTATTCACACTGTCCAATGTTAACGATGCCATATCTTTCAAGCCTCAGCTGTGTTTCGAAGTACCCAAGCAGGATTATCAGTCCTTGAAAGAGAACTATATCAATTTTACAGGCACTAGTATACGGAAAAACCGGTCTAAGCTTTTTTTCTTGCCTACGAATGTCAGTGATGAGTTGCAGAAGCTTAATCCCAGTATACCAGAGGACGCGAAGAGGGTTCCGAGCGACGGGCGCGTGTACTATAAGAATAGACTTATTACAGAGTTGGACTATGAGAATGTCAAGCGGGTAGAGACTGCGTGCGCTTTCATCGCATACACAGCATTGAACTCATTTGTGCATTTTGAGACTGAGCTTCCACATAGTGAGTTCCCTCATGAAgacgacgatgaagatttgtCGCCTAGTGATAGTGTTTCTCGCGCGCTAAGAAAAGGGAATATCGTTGGTTTCAGAGAACTCGGCCATCTGGTAGGGATTACACCTTGGCATTTTCATAGGGTTTTCAAGGTTATCACAGGGCTTACCATCAGGGAGTACGGGCAGTTGTGCGTGGAgtttatcaagaagaacaaggaacTCGTCAACACGTGCAGGCTGCGTGTGGAAGAtatgaagaacaagcagCGGTATTCCTGtttggatgatgagaacttTCTGCAGGACGGGAATATACAGTATGCTGCTACGGAAAACGTTGTACTGTTGCATGAGTATTTCATTGATCCTAACAAGTCGAAAGAGTTTAAGATTAAGAAGGGCGGTAACGCGAATGCTAATGCGAATGCTAATGCGCACCTAAGCGCGCAGCCCATGGTCAAAAGTGAGTCTCAAAATGATTACCAAAGTGGTACTCAGCGATCGGAGATCAGAAAGAGAAGGTCTTCTGTCATGTACGGGCGGATGCAACGTGCTTCGCAGAGTTCGATTACATCGAACTCTTCTCTTTATGACTGCCTCTCGTCGAGCAGAACAGACCTTCGTCAGTACTTATCGCACGATGAAGATCACAATTCAGATAACGAGACAGATGATAGTAACGGAAGTGTGTTAGAACCGCCTAcgatgaattttttctCCCCAGTCACGGCAGCGAGGTCTGTATCCCCGCCCATCAATTCGCGAAAGGGTAGTATCATCTCTATTGGAAGCGCAGGTGGAGTCACTAAACGTTCAGGTAAACGTAAGAGCGTAACTGACATAAATCTCGATGCTTTGGCAAATCATCGAAGAAATAGAAGCGATGGTTGTACCATGAATTTATCATTCGAACCATTACAACCGGGCTCCAGTCTCGACGCAAGGCTTTCACCTTCCCCGAATCAATACCCAATAGAGTTTAACTCTAATGTTTTCAATACAAAACCTCAATCACGAGTACCGCAATTCGCAGCGGGCCCAGTGGATTACGACCTAACGAACGATTCAATAATGGCAGAtgtttctttgttcaacaacTCGCTACTAGAGCAGACTACACCACCAGCTCCACTTCCGGACCAGTACCAGAGTGGTGGGAAGACGGACCCTTCAATGGACGACATTACAAATTTGCTCGATATCAATAATACAAACAGTTACCTGACAGATGTTACCGCGCTTACACCGGTAAGTCAAAACAAGGGTAAAGAATTTATACCAGAGATGCCTTTCaatccaatttcaaacgaagatgatgagtTACTATTCGAATCAGCTCTCGCTGCAGCTGATTGTCTTGTGGTATCAGAGGCAAATTTACTGCCACAATCGACAAGTGCACAAACTTCAACTGATACTTCGACGGCATTGAATATCAGTAACTTTGGTGAACTCAATTTCTAA
- the TDEL0B06310 gene encoding uncharacterized protein (similar to Saccharomyces cerevisiae GSY1 (YFR015C) and GSY2 (YLR258W); ancestral locus Anc_1.375), producing MPRDLQNSLLFEVATEVANRVGGIYSVLKSKAPVTVAQYKDNYTLIGPLNRATYQGEVEPIDWSSREAFSDELRPIQNVLQSMTSRGVRFVYGRWLIDGSPRVLLFELDSVAGYLNEWKGDLWSLVGIPSPEHDPETNDAIMLGYTVAWFLGELAHLDHQHAIIAHFHEWLAGVALPLCRKRRIDVVTIFTTHATLLGRYLCAAGNVDFYNDLAKFDVDAEAGKRGIYHRYCIERAAAHTADVFTTVSQITALEAEHLLKRKPDGILPNGLNVVKFQAVHEFQNLHALKKEKINEFVRGHFHGSFDFDLDNTLYFFTAGRYEYKNKGADMFIEALARLNYRMKVSGSKKTVVAFIIMPAKNKSFTVEALRSQAVVKALENSVNEVTSLVGKRIFEHAMRYPHMGVHQEIPTDLDELLKSSDRVLLKKRVLALRRPDGELPPVVTHNMVDDANDPILNQIRHVQLFNHPSDPVKIIFHPEFLSANNPILGLDYDEFVRGCHLGVFPSYYEPWGYTPAECTVMGVPSITTNLSGFGAYMEDLIETDQAKDYGIYIVDRRFKALDESVEQLVDDMEEFVKKNRRQRINQRNRTERLSDLLDWRRMGLEYVKARQLALRRAYPDLFKQLVGEELNDTNMDTLAGGKKMKIARPLSVPGSPRESRANSTVYMTPGDLGTLQDANNADDYFSLGAGNDDDDDDFDDNV from the coding sequence ATGCCTCGCGATTTGCAAAATAGCTTGTTGTTCGAAGTGGCCACGGAAGTGGCCAACCGAGTTGGTGGTATTTACAGTGTTTTGAAATCCAAGGCTCCCGTTACTGTGGCCCAATATAAAGACAATTATACGTTAATAGGTCCATTGAACAGAGCTACGTATCAAGGTGAAGTAGAACCAATTGATTGGAGTTCGCGAGAGGCATTTAGTGATGAATTACGACCAATTCAGAATGTTTTACAATCAATGACCTCTCGTGGGGTCAGGTTCGTTTATGGTAGATGGTTAATTGATGGTTCTCCTCGTGTTTTGCTATTTGAGCTGGACTCGGTAGCTGGATATTTGAATGAATGGAAAGGTGACCTGTGGTCATTGGTTGGGATTCCTTCACCGGAACACGATCCGGAGACTAATGATGCAATTATGCTAGGTTATACCGTTGCTTGGTTCTTGGGAGAATTGGCTCATTTGGATCACCAGCATGCTATTATTGCTCACTTTCATGAATGGTTGGCAGGTGTTGCTTTGCCGTTGTGCCGTAAGAGGCGTATCGATGTAGTGACAATTTTTACTACTCATGCAACTTTGCTGGGTAGATATTTGTGTGCTGCTGGTAACGTTGATTTTTATAACGATTTGGCCAAGTTTGATGTGGATGCAGAAGCAGGGAAACGTGGCATCTATCACCGTTACTGTATCGAACGTGCAGCAGCTCATACCGCTGATGTTTTCACTACAGTGTCACAAATAACAGCACTGGAGGCTGAACACTTGTTAAAGAGGAAGCCAGACGGGATCCTGCCCAATGGGTTGAATGTGGTTAAGTTTCAGGCAGTTCACGAATTCCAGAATCTACatgcattgaagaaggaaaagattAACGAATTTGTCAGAGGGCATTTCCATGGTAGTTTCGATTTCGATCTCGATAATACTTTGTATTTCTTCACAGCCGGTAGATATGAGTACAAGAATAAAGGTGCTGATATGTTTATTGAAGCATTGGCACGTTTAAACTATAGGATGAAAGTTTCGggttcaaagaaaaccGTTGTTGCATTTATCATCATGCCCGCCAAGAATAAATCGTTCACGGTCGAAGCATTGAGAAGTCAAGCGGTGGTCAAAGCCCTGGAGAACTCCGTTAACGAGGTAACCAGTTTGGTTGGGAaaagaatctttgaacATGCAATGAGATACCCTCATATGGGTGTGCATCAAGAAATACCTACTGATTTGGATGagctgttgaaaagctcCGATAGAGtgctgttgaagaaacgtGTGCTTGCATTAAGAAGACCCGATGGTGAATTACCACCTGTGGTCACCCATAACATGGTCGATGACGCAAATGATCCAATCTTAAACCAAATCAGGCACgttcaattgttcaatCATCCATCAGACCCAGTCAAGATCATTTTCCACCCAGAATTCTTGTCTGCCAATAACCCGATCCTCGGTCTGGATTATGACGAATTCGTCCGTGGTTGTCATTTGGGTGTGTTCCCTTCATATTACGAACCCTGGGGGTACACTCCTGCAGAGTGTACCGTGATGGGGGTTCCTTCCATTACCACCAACTTATCTGGTTTCGGCGCCTACATGGAAGACCTAATTGAAACTGACCAGGCCAAAGATTATGGTATTTACATCGTGGATCGTCGTTTCAAAGCTTTAGACGAGTCCGTCGAGCAATTAGTTGATGACATGGAAGAatttgtcaagaagaacagaAGACAAAGAATCAATCAGAGAAACAGAACGGAAAGATTATCCGACTTACTGGATTGGAGACGTATGGGCCTCGAATACGTAAAGGCCAGACAACTCGCCTTGCGTAGAGCTTAtccagatcttttcaaacaattggtaggtgaagaattgaatgataCCAACATGGACACTTTAGCCGGTGGtaaaaaaatgaaaattgCAAGACCATTGAGTGTACCCGGATCACCACGTGAGTCTAGAGCTAATAGCACCGTTTACATGACTCCCGGTGACCTAGGGACCCTGCAAGATGCCAATAACGCAGACGATTATTTCAGCCTGGGAGCTGGCAATGATgacgacgacgacgatTTCGACGATAACGTCTAA
- the TDEL0B06320 gene encoding serine/threonine-protein kinase (similar to Saccharomyces cerevisiae CMK1 (YFR014C) and CMK2 (YOL016C); ancestral locus Anc_1.374), producing the protein MPGVASEQVKGPSKVDGHKVSKFINKLSGHPDSFVNKKDYVFGKTLGAGTFGVVRQARKISTRENVAVKILLKKALKGNDVQLQLLYDELKILQKLDHPNIVKFKDWFESKDKFYIVTQLATGGELFDRILSKGKFTEIDAVKIVTQILSAVQYIHSKNIVHRDLKPENILYIDPSDDSPLVLADFGIAKELKSGDELIFKAAGSLGYVAPEVLTTSGHGKPCDIWSLGVVTYTLLSGYSPFIAESVEGFLEECTEGSKPVKFHKPYWDGISDDAKNFILRALVLSPSKRPTATELLEDPWITCCTSCKNLLPTVKKEYDARAKFREAVEIVKLNNRICKLRKMYCRGDEPETDIQENETASIPSSQTETLSSLKNLHLNAQCTDSSCLSDEEKKMKSALTQNAFAQLVRAATKNPDKVLNYKDPSSQSAADSIDGVSSSASEA; encoded by the coding sequence ATGCCTGGTGTGGCTAGTGAACAAGTTAAAGGGCCATCAAAGGTCGATGGTCATAAAGTatcaaaattcatcaataagCTTAGTGGTCATCCTGACTCGTTTGTGAATAAGAAGGATTACGTGTTTGGTAAGACGCTTGGGGCAGGAACCTTTGGTGTCGTAAGACAAGCCAGaaagatttcaacaagAGAGAATGTGGCTGTAAagattcttttgaagaaggcCTTGAAGGGAAATGATGTTCAGTTGCAGTTGCTATACGATGAGTTGAAAATattgcaaaaattggacCACCCAAATATTGTCAAGTTTAAAGATTGGTTCGAGTCTAAGGATAAATTCTACATTGTTACGCAATTGGCGACTGGTGGGGAATTATTCGATAGGATATTGTCTAAAGGTAAATTTACCGAAATCGATGCTGTTAAGATAGTAACTCAGATTTTGAGTGCTGTACAGTACATTCACTCTAAGAACATTGTTCACAGAGATCTGAAACCTGAGAATATACTTTACATCGATCCATCGGATGACTCACCCCTGGTTTTGGCTGATTTTGGTATTGCAAAAGAATTAAAAAGCGGTGATgaactcatcttcaaagctgCTGGTTCTTTGGGATACGTGGCTCCTGAAGTTTTAACTACTAGTGGACATGGTAAACCATGTGACATATGGTCTCTTGGCGTCGTTACTTACACATTGCTATCTGGTTACTCTCCGTTTATCGCTGAGAGTGTCGAAGGGTTTCTCGAGGAATGCACAGAGGGGAGCAAACCTGTCAAGTTTCACAAACCATATTGGGATGGAATATCCGATGATGCCAAGAATTTTATACTGCGTGCGTTAGTGTTGAGCCCGAGCAAGAGACCTACAGCCACAGAATTGTTGGAAGATCCGTGGATAACATGCTGTACTTCTTGCAAGAACTTGCTGCCTACTGTTAAGAAAGAGTACGATGCTCGTGCCAAATTCCGTGAAGCTGTGGAAATTGTtaaattgaacaacagAATTTGTAAACTAAGGAAAATGTACTGTAGGGGCGACGAACCGGAAACTGATATACAGGAGAATGAGACTGCTTCGATTCCATCTTCCCAGACGGAAACTTTGTCTTCGCTGAAGAATCTTCATTTGAATGCTCAGTGTACAGATTCATCGTGTCTCtctgatgaggagaaaaaaatgaaatcaGCTTTGACTCAAAATGCCTTTGCGCAGTTGGTAAGGGCAGCGACCAAAAATCCCGATAAGGTTCTCAATTACAAGGATCCGTCGTCTCAATCAGCCGCCGACAGTATTGACGGGGTTTCCAGTTCGGCCTCAGAGGCATAA